One Stenotrophomonas oahuensis genomic region harbors:
- a CDS encoding MBL fold metallo-hydrolase: protein MPIDPSIHTIDTAFQRDDFGAAYLITEAGRAAFIDCGTGLSVPAMLAALTRVGFTPEQVDWLIVTHVHLDHAGGAGLLMQQLPNAQLVVHPRGAPHMIDPARLIAGATEVYGAEEIARSYGPILPVPAERVVIAEDGYHVDLAGRPLLCIDTPGHARHHLCVWDERSRSAFTGDTFGLSYRELDSDQGAFVVPTSSPVQFDPEPLKHSIGRLLALQPQSVYLTHFGRVGDIPKLGADLVEQIDAMVEIGRQCDGRADRHRCLVAALTELYVERAMAHGCRLDEAAVVRVLAMDIELNAQGLACWLDRDRR, encoded by the coding sequence ATGCCTATCGACCCCAGCATTCATACCATCGACACCGCGTTCCAGCGCGATGACTTCGGTGCTGCCTATCTGATCACCGAGGCCGGCCGCGCCGCCTTCATCGACTGCGGCACCGGGCTGTCGGTGCCGGCCATGCTCGCCGCGCTCACCCGGGTCGGCTTCACCCCCGAGCAGGTCGACTGGCTGATCGTCACCCACGTCCACCTGGACCACGCCGGTGGCGCGGGCCTGCTGATGCAGCAGCTGCCCAACGCGCAGCTGGTGGTGCATCCGCGTGGCGCGCCGCACATGATCGACCCGGCACGATTGATTGCCGGAGCGACCGAGGTCTACGGGGCCGAGGAGATCGCCCGCAGCTATGGTCCGATCCTGCCGGTGCCGGCCGAACGCGTGGTGATTGCCGAAGACGGCTACCACGTGGACCTGGCCGGTCGTCCCTTGCTGTGCATCGACACCCCCGGGCATGCCCGCCACCATCTGTGCGTGTGGGACGAGCGCAGCCGCAGTGCCTTCACTGGCGATACGTTCGGGCTGTCCTATCGCGAACTCGACAGTGACCAGGGCGCGTTCGTGGTGCCGACGTCGTCACCCGTGCAGTTCGACCCGGAGCCGCTCAAGCATTCCATCGGTCGTCTGTTGGCACTGCAGCCGCAGTCGGTTTACCTCACCCATTTCGGCCGCGTCGGGGACATTCCCAAGCTGGGTGCGGATCTTGTTGAGCAGATCGATGCGATGGTGGAGATCGGTCGGCAGTGCGATGGGCGTGCGGATCGGCATCGGTGCCTGGTGGCGGCGTTGACCGAGTTGTATGTGGAGCGCGCGATGGCGCACGGGTGCCGGTTGGATGAGGCGGCCGTGGTGCGGGTGCTGGCGATGGATATCGAGCTCAACGCGCAGGGGTTGGCGTGTTGGTTGGATCGGGATCGGCGGTGA
- a CDS encoding tryptophan--tRNA ligase has product MTTRVLTGITPSGTPHLGNYVGAIRPAIAASQASEIESFFFLADLHSLIKAQEPERTQRSTLEIAASWLACGLDPDKVWFYRQSDIPETTELMWFLTVIASKGILNRAHAYKAAVDKNREEQLDEDAGISAGLFMYPVLMAADILIFKANRVPVGRDQIQHIEMARDFAQRFNHVYGQEYFPLPDVVIDEQVATLAGLDGRKMSKSYHNTIPLFAPRAELKKLVFSILTDSRAPGEPKSTEGSALFQMYQAFASPEQTAAFAQAFADGISWGDAKQQLFERIDQELTPLRERYDALMAEPEKIEALLRRRGQQLREQYAIPLLKELRHAVGLRDLSTAREAIADDAQELRAAPPLFKQYREKDGRFYFKLQASDGTLLIQSEGFDSPRDAGQLIAVLKQAEQGDQLQSELFKLEAEVDQILAALAVLRDA; this is encoded by the coding sequence ATGACCACCCGCGTTCTTACCGGCATCACCCCCTCCGGCACGCCCCACCTGGGCAACTATGTCGGTGCCATCCGCCCGGCCATTGCCGCCAGCCAGGCTTCGGAGATCGAAAGCTTCTTCTTCCTGGCCGACCTGCACAGCCTGATCAAGGCGCAGGAGCCCGAGCGCACCCAGCGTTCCACCCTGGAGATTGCCGCCAGCTGGCTGGCCTGTGGCCTGGACCCGGACAAGGTGTGGTTCTACCGCCAGAGCGACATCCCGGAAACCACCGAGCTGATGTGGTTCCTGACCGTGATTGCCAGCAAGGGCATCCTCAACCGCGCCCATGCCTACAAGGCGGCGGTGGACAAGAACCGCGAAGAGCAGCTGGACGAAGATGCCGGCATCAGCGCCGGGCTGTTCATGTACCCGGTGCTGATGGCCGCTGACATCCTGATCTTCAAGGCCAACCGCGTGCCGGTGGGCCGCGACCAGATCCAGCACATCGAAATGGCGCGCGACTTCGCCCAGCGCTTCAACCACGTGTACGGCCAGGAGTACTTCCCGCTGCCTGATGTGGTGATCGATGAGCAGGTCGCCACCCTGGCCGGCCTGGACGGCCGCAAGATGAGCAAGAGCTACCACAACACCATTCCGCTGTTCGCGCCGCGCGCGGAGCTGAAGAAGCTGGTGTTCTCGATCCTCACCGACTCGCGCGCGCCGGGCGAACCCAAGAGCACCGAAGGCTCGGCGCTGTTCCAGATGTACCAGGCCTTCGCCAGCCCGGAGCAGACCGCCGCGTTCGCCCAGGCCTTCGCCGACGGCATCAGCTGGGGCGATGCCAAGCAGCAGCTGTTCGAGCGCATCGACCAGGAACTGACCCCGCTGCGCGAGCGCTACGACGCGCTGATGGCCGAGCCGGAGAAGATCGAAGCGCTGCTGCGTCGCCGTGGCCAGCAGCTGCGCGAGCAGTACGCCATTCCGTTGCTGAAGGAACTGCGCCACGCCGTGGGTCTGCGCGACCTCTCCACCGCGCGCGAAGCGATCGCTGACGATGCCCAGGAACTGCGCGCCGCCCCGCCGCTGTTCAAGCAGTACCGTGAGAAGGACGGCCGCTTTTACTTCAAGCTGCAGGCCAGCGACGGCACCCTGCTGATCCAGAGCGAAGGCTTCGATTCCCCGCGCGATGCCGGCCAGCTGATCGCCGTGCTCAAGCAGGCCGAGCAGGGCGACCAGCTGCAGAGCGAGCTGTTCAAGCTCGAAGCCGAGGTCGATCAGATCCTCGCCGCCCTGGCCGTTCTGCGCGACGCATGA
- the rocF gene encoding arginase — protein MSKRLPPVSLIGVPTDVGAGHRGAGLGPEALRIAGLAQALEARGVNVRDCGNLDGPRNPWTAPEQGYRHLDEVVAWNRALMDATYAELQDGRVPIMLGGDHCLGIGSITAVARWCREQGRNLRVLWLDAHSDFNTSEVTPSGNVHGMPVACLCGLGPEALTHLGGSAPAISPQQVHQIGIRSVDPDEKRLIKQHKVDVYDMRYIDEVGMKRTVEAALAGMDANTHLHVSFDVDFLDPSIAPGVGTTVMGGVNYREAQLVMEMIADTGQMGSLDIVELNPLLDTRNITAEVAVDLVESLFGKSTLMRD, from the coding sequence ATGAGCAAGCGTCTTCCCCCGGTGTCCCTGATTGGCGTGCCCACCGACGTGGGGGCCGGTCATCGTGGCGCGGGGTTGGGGCCGGAGGCGCTGCGCATTGCCGGGTTGGCCCAGGCGCTGGAGGCGCGCGGGGTCAACGTGCGCGACTGCGGCAACCTGGACGGTCCGCGCAATCCATGGACCGCCCCCGAGCAGGGCTACCGTCACCTGGACGAGGTGGTGGCCTGGAACCGTGCGCTGATGGACGCCACCTACGCCGAGCTGCAGGACGGCCGCGTGCCGATCATGCTGGGCGGCGACCACTGCCTGGGCATTGGTTCGATCACCGCAGTGGCGCGCTGGTGCCGTGAGCAGGGCCGCAATCTGCGGGTCCTGTGGCTGGATGCACACTCGGACTTCAACACCAGCGAGGTCACCCCGTCCGGCAACGTGCACGGCATGCCGGTGGCCTGCCTGTGCGGGCTGGGCCCCGAAGCATTGACCCATCTGGGTGGCAGCGCGCCGGCGATCTCGCCGCAGCAGGTGCACCAGATCGGCATCCGCTCGGTGGATCCGGATGAGAAGCGGCTGATCAAGCAGCACAAGGTCGATGTCTACGACATGCGTTACATCGACGAGGTGGGCATGAAGCGCACGGTGGAAGCGGCACTGGCCGGCATGGATGCCAACACGCATCTGCACGTGAGCTTCGATGTCGATTTCCTCGACCCCAGCATCGCCCCGGGTGTGGGCACCACGGTGATGGGCGGGGTGAACTACCGCGAAGCCCAGCTGGTGATGGAGATGATCGCCGACACCGGGCAGATGGGCTCGCTGGATATCGTCGAACTCAACCCGCTGCTGGACACCCGCAACATCACCGCGGAAGTGGCCGTGGACCTGGTCGAAAGCCTCTTCGGCAAGTCCACCCTGATGCGCGACTGA
- a CDS encoding entericidin A/B family lipoprotein has translation MKRVIALMLLSMFSVAVLSGCNTVAGAGKDVQKAGEKVEDAAKGN, from the coding sequence ATGAAGCGTGTTATTGCACTGATGCTGTTGTCGATGTTCTCGGTTGCCGTGCTGTCCGGCTGCAACACCGTTGCCGGTGCCGGCAAGGACGTGCAGAAGGCCGGCGAAAAGGTCGAAGACGCCGCCAAGGGCAATTGA
- a CDS encoding roadblock/LC7 domain-containing protein → MQRSNIHQIVRNASGESQPARQLYDAAAIEDAFRQARERESGLTLLMLSTADGRAVAEDSALGVDGRRLAAMANSFLTLGETVSRELALSEADYATICTKLGNVVLIRISADKPLTLTAVASHDVNMAVLLFHARECAGRLHALLPSRAG, encoded by the coding sequence GTGCAGCGCAGTAACATTCATCAGATCGTTCGCAATGCCAGTGGCGAAAGCCAGCCGGCCCGCCAGCTGTATGACGCCGCCGCCATTGAAGATGCCTTCCGCCAGGCCCGCGAACGCGAGTCCGGCCTGACCCTGCTGATGCTGTCGACCGCCGACGGTCGCGCCGTCGCCGAGGATTCGGCGCTGGGCGTGGACGGTCGCCGCCTCGCCGCGATGGCCAATTCCTTCCTCACCCTGGGCGAGACCGTTTCGCGCGAGCTGGCACTGAGCGAAGCCGACTACGCCACCATCTGCACCAAGCTGGGCAACGTGGTGCTGATCCGCATCAGCGCCGACAAGCCGCTCACCCTCACCGCTGTTGCCAGCCACGACGTCAACATGGCGGTGCTGCTGTTCCATGCGCGCGAATGCGCCGGACGCCTGCACGCCCTGCTGCCGTCACGCGCGGGCTGA
- a CDS encoding roadblock/LC7 domain-containing protein — MPNHSLEKLNSLAGFVGAALVDGDSGMALAMAGGGNINLELAAAGNTEVVRAKRRVATSLGLSDSIEDILITLDTQYHLIRPLESNPMLFLYVIMDRSKANLAMSRHELKAMEKTLDFS; from the coding sequence ATGCCGAATCATTCGCTTGAAAAGCTGAACTCCCTCGCCGGTTTCGTTGGCGCGGCCCTCGTTGACGGTGACAGCGGCATGGCCCTGGCCATGGCGGGCGGCGGCAACATCAACCTGGAACTGGCTGCGGCCGGCAACACCGAAGTGGTGCGCGCCAAGCGTCGCGTCGCGACCTCGCTGGGTCTGTCTGATTCGATCGAAGACATCCTGATCACGCTGGATACCCAGTACCACCTGATCCGTCCGCTGGAAAGCAATCCGATGCTGTTCCTGTACGTGATCATGGACCGCAGCAAGGCCAACCTGGCGATGTCGCGCCACGAACTGAAGGCCATGGAAAAGACCCTGGACTTCAGCTGA
- a CDS encoding GTP-binding protein: protein MSLPANKLVFVGSMGAGKTTAVRAISDIEPVSTEMPLSGDTVGDKVETTVALDYSSIELDDGELLHVYGVPGQRYLDFMWPMVCEGALGVIVLVSAGHPEAVESTVELLQEFSRIAPEASLAVGVTRGDEYPALQIPEFRNALFEAGHRLPVMRVDARSATQVTFLVKSLLSYRYAETN, encoded by the coding sequence ATGAGCCTGCCCGCCAACAAGCTGGTGTTCGTCGGCAGCATGGGTGCCGGCAAGACCACCGCGGTGCGTGCGATTTCCGATATCGAGCCGGTCAGCACCGAAATGCCGCTCAGCGGTGACACCGTCGGCGACAAGGTGGAAACCACCGTCGCGCTGGATTACAGCTCGATTGAGCTGGACGACGGTGAACTGCTGCACGTGTACGGCGTGCCCGGCCAGCGCTACCTGGATTTCATGTGGCCGATGGTGTGCGAAGGCGCACTCGGCGTGATCGTGCTGGTCAGCGCCGGTCACCCGGAAGCAGTTGAATCGACCGTGGAGCTGCTGCAGGAGTTCTCGCGGATTGCACCGGAAGCGAGTCTAGCGGTGGGTGTTACGCGTGGAGATGAGTATCCCGCGTTGCAGATTCCCGAGTTCCGCAACGCGCTGTTTGAAGCCGGGCATCGGTTGCCGGTGATGCGCGTGGATGCGCGTTCGGCGACCCAGGTGACGTTCCTGGTGAAGTCGCTGTTGTCGTATCGGTACGCTGAGACGAATTGA
- a CDS encoding CsbD family protein: MNKDIISGKWTQLKGKAQAKWGDLTDDDFKVAEGNAEYLAGRLQERYGWAKDRAETEVRDFEKAMRKEYPDYH; the protein is encoded by the coding sequence ATGAACAAAGACATCATTTCCGGCAAGTGGACGCAGCTGAAGGGCAAGGCGCAGGCCAAGTGGGGCGATCTCACCGACGACGACTTCAAGGTTGCTGAGGGCAATGCAGAATATCTGGCCGGCCGCCTGCAGGAACGTTATGGCTGGGCAAAAGACCGCGCTGAAACCGAAGTCCGTGACTTCGAGAAAGCCATGCGCAAGGAATACCCGGATTACCACTGA